A window of Campylobacter cuniculorum DSM 23162 = LMG 24588 contains these coding sequences:
- a CDS encoding biotin synthase gives MEIMLCAISNIASGGCSEDCQYCTQSSFVKTQIPKYKRKDIKQIVFEAKLARKNQALGFCLVTAGAGLDDDKLEYVCKAVYEVKKEEPDLLLIACNGLASVEQLKELKKAGVFSYNHNLETSKEFFPQICTTHTWQSRFETNLNAKEAGLMLCCGGIYGMGESEEDRVSFRKSLQELKPFSSPINFFISNENLRLKVPKLNADEALSIIRESKKALSDTRIMIAGGREWVLGERQYEVFEAGAEAIVVGDYLTTKGEEPSKDIEKLRSMGFSFASECH, from the coding sequence ATGGAGATTATGTTATGTGCTATTAGCAATATCGCAAGTGGAGGTTGCAGTGAGGATTGTCAATACTGCACTCAAAGTTCTTTTGTAAAAACTCAAATTCCAAAATACAAAAGAAAAGATATAAAACAAATTGTTTTTGAAGCTAAACTCGCAAGAAAAAATCAAGCCTTAGGTTTTTGCTTGGTTACAGCAGGAGCTGGACTTGATGATGACAAACTCGAATATGTTTGCAAGGCTGTGTATGAGGTTAAAAAAGAAGAGCCTGATTTATTGCTTATTGCTTGCAATGGTTTGGCGAGTGTGGAGCAATTGAAGGAGCTTAAAAAAGCAGGAGTTTTTTCTTACAATCACAATCTTGAAACTTCTAAAGAATTTTTTCCGCAAATTTGCACAACTCATACTTGGCAAAGTCGCTTTGAAACAAATTTAAATGCTAAAGAAGCCGGGCTTATGCTTTGTTGTGGTGGAATTTATGGTATGGGTGAGAGTGAAGAGGATAGAGTGAGTTTTAGAAAATCTTTGCAAGAGCTTAAACCTTTTTCATCACCGATTAATTTTTTTATTTCAAATGAAAATTTAAGGCTAAAAGTCCCAAAACTTAATGCCGATGAAGCTTTAAGCATCATAAGAGAGAGCAAAAAAGCTTTGAGCGATACGCGTATTATGATTGCTGGAGGTAGAGAATGGGTTTTAGGCGAAAGACAATACGAAGTTTTCGAGGCTGGAGCTGAAGCCATTGTTGTGGGTGATTATCTTACCACCAAAGGAGAAGAGCCGAGTAAAGATATAGAAAAGCTTAGAAGTATGGGATTTAGCTTTGCATCCGAATGTCATTAG
- a CDS encoding cation:proton antiporter, translating to MHPNVISYQNLIDLKILIVIAACLLLSPYIAKFLRLPISATEIMLGAVIGYFGFIGESENFKILADVGFYYLMFIAGMEVNLQTFFNMDKKLFQKSLFYIIMLYLSSSLLVWALNLDYVFILIIPVMSVGLLSVLFKDFGKECYWLNTSMLVATLAEVVSIVLLTITGAFLHEDLSLIEAGKSILYLSIFLGLCVLGFKILGVLFWWYPQLKIILIPHEDKNEKDIRFCVAIFILIIVAMIVTKLEIVLGSFIAGSFIATFFNHKKDLEHKISHFGYGFLIPVFFIYIGSTFDLKIILEYRILLLSLFIMFVMIILRVFCALVFTSKIGFKNTILFALSHSMPLTLLIAIASLSHSAKIITEDIYSALILTALFEAILIMSLIKFISNYKQNLINSQ from the coding sequence TTGCATCCGAATGTCATTAGTTATCAAAATTTAATTGATTTAAAAATTCTCATTGTGATTGCAGCTTGTTTGCTTTTATCCCCTTATATCGCTAAATTTTTGCGTTTGCCCATCTCTGCAACAGAGATTATGCTTGGTGCGGTTATAGGATATTTTGGCTTTATTGGCGAGAGTGAGAATTTTAAAATTTTAGCCGATGTGGGCTTTTATTATCTTATGTTTATTGCAGGTATGGAGGTGAATTTACAAACTTTTTTCAATATGGATAAAAAGCTTTTTCAAAAGAGTTTGTTTTATATTATCATGCTTTATTTAAGCTCTTCGCTTTTAGTATGGGCTTTAAATCTTGATTATGTTTTTATTTTAATCATTCCTGTAATGAGTGTAGGATTGCTTTCTGTGCTTTTTAAAGATTTTGGTAAAGAATGCTATTGGCTCAATACCTCTATGCTTGTTGCCACTCTTGCAGAAGTTGTTTCTATCGTTCTTTTAACCATCACCGGAGCTTTTTTACACGAGGATTTGAGTTTGATTGAAGCGGGAAAGAGCATTTTGTATTTGAGCATTTTTTTAGGACTTTGTGTTTTAGGTTTTAAAATTCTTGGAGTGCTTTTTTGGTGGTATCCACAGCTTAAAATCATCTTAATACCTCACGAGGACAAAAATGAAAAAGATATAAGATTTTGCGTTGCAATTTTTATTTTAATCATTGTTGCGATGATTGTTACAAAATTAGAAATCGTTTTGGGTTCTTTTATCGCGGGTTCTTTTATCGCAACTTTTTTCAATCACAAAAAGGATTTAGAGCATAAAATTTCACATTTTGGTTATGGTTTTTTAATCCCTGTTTTTTTCATTTATATAGGTTCAACTTTTGATTTAAAAATCATTTTAGAATACCGCATTCTCTTACTCTCTTTGTTTATTATGTTTGTAATGATTATTTTAAGGGTCTTTTGTGCTTTGGTCTTTACTTCAAAGATAGGCTTTAAAAATACAATTTTATTTGCTCTAAGCCATTCTATGCCCTTAACCTTACTCATCGCCATAGCTTCTTTGTCTCATTCGGCAAAAATCATCACAGAGGATATTTATTCTGCTTTGATTTTAACAGCTTTGTTTGAAGCCATTTTAATTATGAGTTTGATTAAATTCATTTCAAATTACAAACAAAATTTAATAAATTCACAATGA
- a CDS encoding citrate synthase produces the protein MSNSVTLTDNRNGKSYEFPIYDASVGPSVVDMSSFYKQTGMFSYDEGLTSTATCKSQITYIDGDKGILTHRGYPIEWLAENKLFLDVIHLLLYKDLPSEQRLDDFRYELKKRSYIHQGMHKLFDAFPDNAHPMAILQASVASLSAFYPDHLNMDIKEEYMEMAARIVAKIPTLVATAYRYKNGFPMAYPNLDRGFTENFLYMLRTYPYDHVRLRPIEVKALDTVFMLHADHEQNASTATVRAVGSTQAHPYACISSGIGALWGHAHGGANEGVIRMLERIGSVDRVDEFIKKAKDKNDPFRLMGFGHRVYKNFDPRAKVLKKLRDQLIDELGIDTNLIKIASRIEEIALNDDYFIQRNLYPNVDFHSGLILKALGIPNEMFAAIFVIGRTPGWIAQWIEQKEQGALKIVRPRQLYLGETQK, from the coding sequence ATGTCAAATTCTGTGACTCTAACGGACAATAGAAATGGTAAAAGCTATGAATTTCCTATCTATGATGCAAGTGTGGGACCAAGCGTTGTGGATATGTCAAGTTTTTACAAACAAACAGGAATGTTCTCTTATGATGAAGGTTTAACTTCAACCGCAACTTGTAAATCTCAAATCACCTATATCGATGGAGATAAAGGAATTTTAACACACAGAGGCTATCCGATTGAATGGCTCGCAGAAAATAAATTATTCTTAGATGTCATTCATCTTCTGCTCTATAAAGACCTTCCAAGTGAGCAAAGATTAGATGATTTTAGGTATGAACTTAAAAAACGCTCTTATATTCATCAAGGTATGCACAAGCTTTTTGATGCTTTTCCGGACAATGCTCACCCTATGGCTATCTTACAAGCTTCAGTCGCTTCTCTTTCAGCCTTTTATCCTGATCATTTAAACATGGATATTAAAGAAGAATATATGGAAATGGCGGCTCGCATTGTGGCTAAAATTCCAACCCTTGTTGCAACTGCATACCGCTATAAAAATGGTTTTCCTATGGCATATCCTAATTTAGATAGAGGTTTTACAGAAAATTTCTTATATATGTTAAGAACTTATCCTTATGATCATGTAAGACTTAGACCTATAGAGGTGAAAGCACTTGATACCGTGTTTATGCTCCATGCAGACCATGAACAAAATGCTTCAACCGCAACTGTGAGAGCAGTAGGCTCAACTCAAGCTCACCCTTATGCGTGCATTTCATCAGGAATCGGAGCACTTTGGGGGCATGCTCATGGCGGGGCTAATGAGGGTGTTATAAGAATGCTAGAAAGAATAGGAAGTGTTGATAGAGTCGATGAATTCATCAAAAAAGCTAAAGATAAAAACGATCCTTTCCGTCTTATGGGCTTTGGACATAGAGTCTATAAAAATTTTGACCCAAGGGCAAAGGTGCTTAAAAAATTAAGAGATCAGCTCATCGATGAGTTAGGAATTGATACAAATCTTATTAAAATTGCTTCAAGGATAGAAGAAATTGCTTTAAATGATGATTATTTCATTCAAAGAAATCTTTATCCAAATGTGGATTTTCATAGTGGTCTTATACTCAAAGCTTTAGGAATTCCAAATGAAATGTTTGCAGCCATTTTTGTCATCGGCAGAACTCCGGGCTGGATTGCACAATGGATTGAGCAAAAAGAACAAGGAGCTTTAAAAATTGTCCGCCCAAGACAACTCTATCTTGGTGAAACTCAAAAATGA
- a CDS encoding 3'(2'),5'-bisphosphate nucleotidase CysQ translates to MNLNSYLDLAIEAANAASVAILNERQNLKIWQKEDNSPVSSADLISNEILTQNLAKTDIEIFSEEKILPFEKRKNLEYFWLIDPLDGTSSFLKQRDEFCIMIALIHKQRPILSLIKNPTNDDIFYAHKDTKVYKNYKILEKDESLFKENQFTALLSVNHLSATDAEFANKHKLKALNISSGLKFTALLEGKAGVYRRAENLSIWDIAAGDFLINQNGGFMGDFNAKFLNYNQKNHRTSFFLAVSEKSFLKAFL, encoded by the coding sequence ATGAATTTAAATTCTTATCTTGATTTAGCTATAGAGGCTGCAAATGCAGCTTCTGTAGCAATTTTAAACGAAAGACAAAATTTAAAAATTTGGCAAAAAGAAGACAATTCCCCTGTAAGTTCTGCGGATTTAATTTCAAATGAAATTCTTACTCAAAACCTTGCAAAAACAGATATTGAGATTTTTTCAGAAGAAAAAATTTTACCCTTTGAAAAAAGAAAAAATTTAGAATATTTTTGGCTTATTGACCCCCTTGATGGCACAAGCAGTTTTTTAAAACAAAGGGACGAATTTTGCATAATGATTGCTCTCATACACAAACAACGTCCCATACTAAGCTTGATTAAAAATCCTACAAATGACGATATTTTCTACGCTCACAAAGACACTAAAGTCTATAAAAATTATAAAATTTTAGAAAAAGATGAGTCATTGTTTAAGGAGAATCAATTCACAGCCCTATTGAGTGTCAATCATCTAAGTGCTACAGATGCAGAATTTGCAAACAAGCATAAACTTAAAGCTCTTAATATAAGCTCCGGACTTAAATTCACTGCCCTTTTGGAGGGAAAAGCCGGAGTGTATAGAAGAGCTGAAAATTTAAGCATTTGGGATATAGCTGCGGGGGATTTTTTAATCAATCAAAATGGTGGTTTTATGGGTGATTTTAACGCAAAATTCTTAAACTATAATCAAAAAAATCATAGGACTTCATTTTTTTTAGCAGTGTCTGAAAAAAGTTTTTTAAAAGCTTTTTTATAA
- a CDS encoding DUF2018 family protein: protein MDFFDEMLNKSPKEKFIEIIQNGNLGALENVFENFFAEYIAMVELLEKQGLNEKNMKNFILENFEFIEQRKNDIFIELGAKILGHEG from the coding sequence ATGGATTTTTTTGATGAAATGCTGAATAAAAGCCCAAAGGAGAAATTTATAGAAATTATCCAAAATGGAAATTTAGGTGCTTTAGAAAATGTTTTTGAAAATTTCTTTGCAGAATACATTGCTATGGTTGAACTTTTGGAAAAACAAGGTTTAAACGAAAAAAATATGAAAAATTTTATCCTTGAAAATTTCGAATTTATCGAGCAAAGAAAGAATGATATTTTTATAGAACTTGGAGCAAAAATTTTAGGACATGAAGGCTAA